In the Kitasatospora terrestris genome, one interval contains:
- a CDS encoding oxidoreductase, which yields MTRTWLITGASRGFGRRLTEAALAHGDQVLATARRPEHLADLAARHGARVRTATLDVTDADAARAAVGAAVEAFGRLDVVVNNAGYANSGPIEDMTDRDFRAQFEANFFGLVNVTRAALPVLRAQRSGVFVQFSSVGGRVGGTPGMGAYQSAKFAVEGFSEVLANEVAPFGVKVLIVEPGAFRTDWQGSSMELHAVGPDYEETVGAMNRYRQENDGAQPGDPARAARVIIDVLGHDDPPRRLLLGAQAVTAALAAGEARAEEARTWADASAAADFPAGG from the coding sequence ATGACCCGTACGTGGTTGATCACCGGAGCGTCCCGGGGCTTCGGACGCCGGCTGACCGAAGCGGCCCTGGCGCACGGCGACCAGGTCCTGGCCACGGCCCGGCGGCCGGAGCACCTGGCGGACCTGGCCGCCCGCCACGGTGCGCGTGTCCGCACCGCGACCCTGGACGTCACCGACGCGGACGCGGCCCGCGCCGCGGTGGGCGCCGCGGTCGAGGCGTTCGGCCGACTGGACGTGGTGGTGAACAACGCCGGGTACGCCAACAGCGGGCCGATCGAGGACATGACCGACCGGGACTTCCGCGCGCAGTTCGAGGCGAACTTCTTCGGGCTGGTGAACGTCACCCGGGCCGCGCTGCCGGTGCTGCGCGCGCAGCGGTCGGGCGTGTTCGTCCAGTTCTCGTCCGTCGGCGGCCGGGTCGGCGGTACCCCGGGCATGGGCGCCTACCAGAGCGCCAAGTTCGCCGTCGAGGGCTTCTCGGAGGTCCTGGCGAACGAGGTCGCCCCGTTCGGGGTGAAGGTCCTCATCGTCGAACCCGGCGCCTTCCGGACGGACTGGCAGGGCTCGTCCATGGAACTGCACGCGGTGGGCCCCGACTACGAGGAGACCGTCGGCGCCATGAACCGCTACCGGCAGGAGAACGACGGCGCGCAGCCCGGTGACCCCGCCCGCGCCGCCCGGGTGATCATCGACGTCCTCGGCCACGACGACCCGCCGCGCCGACTCCTGCTCGGCGCCCAGGCCGTGACCGCGGCCCTCGCCGCCGGCGAGGCGCGCGCCGAGGAGGCCCGGACCTGGGCCGACGCGAGCGCCGCCGCCGACTTCCCGGCAGGCGGGTGA
- a CDS encoding LuxR family transcriptional regulator, which produces MSQQPNRRLLGRAVELEALDRLLREVREGRSRVLVLRGEAGVGKSALLDHLAERAASVRTVRAAGVEAESEFAYSALQRLCAPLLSHLDGLPPVQQEALRVAFGLSAGNPPEMLLVGIAVLGLFAEAAAGSPLVCLVDDAQWLDLMSHRILSFVGRRLDAESVALVFAERVTGEEHEDGFSGLPELALGGLADADARALLEGVLPGPVDARVRDRIVAETGGNPLALLELPRGLSPTELAFGFGGPGAGPLATRVEDGFRRRVEALPADTRALLLVAAVEPVGDGPLLWHALRLLGIGLEAAAAAEAAGLITLGVPVRFRHPLVRSAVWRGADAAALRAAHGALAEATDAGRDPDRRAWHQAHAAVGPDEQVAAALERSADRALARGGRAAAASFLERAAALAPDPKERARRALAAASAHLAAGAPARVPDLVAAAELGPLDPLQQADASRLRARASSMTDPGFGAVQPLLDAAGRLRELDPAAARETYLAAFGAAIWAGRYDAGGLRRVAEAARDLPPGEETAGVFLRALVAWATDGPVAAFPLLERALHSLTADEDLAVLWPAANAAVELGDHRAWLDITERAARFARTTGTLSVLSTALPYRAASLGYAGRFAEAGDLLAEAVVAEEAAGVATRLATTGLISAYRGRERPALEVIETMERDGERRGLGRLTAMAACARAVLHNGLGNYPLAMEAALRGIDHRDLVVHHWTCSELVEAATRTGDLDVAARARERLAEWSRAGTPWALGANAVADALTGAPERAEDRYREAVDHYGRGGLGALEARARLLFGEWLRRRNRRAQARDELYAAHEAAAEMGMEAFAERARRELLATGETVRRRTVGAPVLTPQEAQIARLAAGGHPNAEIGAQLFLSPRTVEWHLRKVFVKLGISSRREIEGALSGR; this is translated from the coding sequence ATGTCGCAACAGCCGAACCGCCGACTGCTCGGGCGGGCCGTGGAGTTGGAGGCGCTGGACCGCCTGCTGCGCGAGGTGCGCGAGGGGCGCAGCCGGGTGCTGGTGCTGCGCGGCGAGGCCGGCGTCGGGAAGTCGGCGCTGCTCGATCACCTGGCCGAGCGGGCGGCGTCGGTGCGGACCGTGCGCGCGGCGGGTGTCGAGGCCGAGTCCGAGTTCGCCTATTCGGCCCTGCAGCGCCTGTGCGCGCCGTTGCTGTCGCACCTCGACGGACTCCCGCCGGTGCAGCAGGAGGCGCTGCGGGTCGCGTTCGGCCTGAGCGCGGGGAATCCGCCGGAGATGCTGCTGGTCGGGATCGCGGTGCTCGGTCTGTTCGCGGAGGCCGCGGCCGGGTCCCCGCTGGTGTGCCTGGTGGACGACGCGCAGTGGCTGGACCTGATGTCGCACCGGATCCTGTCGTTCGTCGGGCGACGGCTGGACGCCGAGTCGGTGGCGCTGGTGTTCGCCGAGCGGGTCACCGGCGAGGAGCACGAGGACGGCTTCTCGGGCCTGCCGGAGCTTGCGCTGGGCGGGCTGGCGGACGCCGATGCCCGGGCGCTGCTCGAGGGCGTGCTGCCGGGCCCGGTCGACGCCCGGGTGCGGGACCGGATCGTCGCGGAGACCGGTGGGAACCCGCTGGCCCTGCTGGAGCTGCCGCGGGGCCTGTCGCCGACGGAGTTGGCGTTCGGGTTCGGCGGGCCGGGCGCCGGTCCGCTGGCGACCCGGGTCGAGGACGGCTTCCGCCGGCGGGTGGAGGCGCTGCCGGCCGACACCCGGGCCCTGCTGCTGGTCGCGGCGGTCGAACCGGTCGGCGACGGGCCGCTGCTGTGGCACGCGCTGCGCCTGCTGGGCATCGGGCTGGAGGCAGCGGCGGCGGCCGAGGCCGCGGGCCTGATCACCCTGGGCGTCCCGGTGCGGTTCCGGCACCCGCTGGTGCGGTCGGCGGTCTGGCGGGGCGCGGACGCCGCCGCGCTGCGGGCCGCGCACGGCGCCCTCGCGGAGGCGACCGACGCCGGGCGCGACCCCGACCGGCGGGCCTGGCACCAGGCCCACGCCGCCGTCGGCCCGGACGAGCAGGTCGCCGCCGCGCTGGAGCGCTCCGCCGACCGGGCCCTGGCGCGCGGCGGCCGGGCGGCCGCCGCCTCGTTCCTGGAACGTGCCGCCGCGCTCGCCCCCGACCCGAAGGAGCGCGCGCGGCGCGCGCTGGCTGCCGCATCGGCGCACCTCGCCGCGGGCGCGCCGGCCCGGGTGCCCGACCTGGTCGCCGCCGCCGAACTGGGGCCGCTGGACCCGCTGCAGCAGGCCGACGCCAGTCGGCTGCGGGCCCGGGCCTCGTCCATGACCGACCCGGGGTTCGGCGCGGTGCAGCCCCTGCTCGACGCGGCGGGACGGCTCCGGGAGCTCGACCCGGCCGCCGCGCGGGAGACCTACCTCGCCGCGTTCGGCGCGGCCATCTGGGCGGGCCGGTACGACGCGGGCGGGCTGCGGCGGGTCGCCGAGGCGGCCCGCGACCTGCCGCCGGGCGAGGAGACGGCGGGGGTCTTCCTCCGGGCCCTGGTCGCCTGGGCGACGGACGGGCCGGTCGCCGCCTTCCCACTGCTGGAGCGGGCTCTGCACTCCCTCACCGCCGACGAGGACCTGGCGGTGCTGTGGCCGGCCGCGAACGCCGCCGTGGAACTGGGCGATCACCGGGCCTGGCTGGACATCACCGAGCGCGCGGCCCGCTTCGCCCGGACGACGGGCACCCTGTCGGTCCTCTCCACGGCGCTGCCGTACCGGGCGGCCTCGCTCGGGTACGCGGGACGGTTCGCCGAGGCCGGGGACCTGCTGGCCGAAGCGGTGGTCGCGGAGGAGGCCGCGGGCGTCGCGACGCGCCTGGCCACCACCGGCCTGATCAGCGCGTACCGGGGCCGGGAGCGGCCGGCGCTGGAGGTGATCGAGACGATGGAGCGCGACGGCGAACGGCGCGGCCTCGGCCGGCTCACCGCGATGGCGGCGTGCGCGCGGGCCGTGCTCCACAACGGGCTGGGCAACTACCCGCTCGCGATGGAGGCGGCGCTGCGCGGCATCGACCACCGGGACCTGGTCGTCCACCACTGGACGTGCAGCGAGCTGGTCGAGGCCGCGACCCGCACCGGTGACCTGGACGTCGCGGCCCGGGCGCGCGAGCGGCTGGCCGAGTGGAGCCGGGCCGGCACGCCCTGGGCGCTCGGGGCGAACGCCGTCGCCGACGCCCTGACCGGGGCGCCCGAGCGGGCCGAGGACCGCTACCGGGAGGCCGTGGACCACTACGGTCGGGGCGGGCTCGGCGCACTGGAGGCCCGGGCCCGGCTGCTGTTCGGCGAATGGCTGCGCCGCCGGAACCGGCGGGCCCAGGCCCGCGACGAGCTGTACGCGGCGCACGAGGCGGCCGCGGAGATGGGGATGGAGGCGTTCGCCGAGCGGGCCAGGCGGGAGCTGCTCGCCACCGGCGAGACCGTCCGCAGGCGGACGGTGGGCGCGCCGGTCCTGACGCCGCAGGAGGCGCAGATCGCCCGGCTCGCGGCCGGCGGGCACCCGAACGCGGAGATCGGAGCGCAGCTCTTCCTGAGCCCGCGCACGGTGGAGTGGCACCTGCGCAAGGTCTTCGTGAAGCTGGGGATCTCCTCCCGGCGCGAGATCGAAGGCGCCCTGTCCGGGCGGTGA
- a CDS encoding alpha/beta fold hydrolase — translation MHSPENVRKRRFTAAAVAVGTAAAIGAFAVAGTADAAAPTPAADRGPKPTVVLEHGAFADGSSWDGVVAALRRDGYPVVAAANPLRGPASDAAALRSLVDHLKGPVVLVGHSYGGSVISQAAVGEPRVKALVYVAAFLPAPGESALELTDRFPGSTLPGTLDPVPFTGADGSTGTDLYIQQDKFRAQFAADVPADRAALAAAAQRPIAQAALTEKATAAAWETVPSWDVVTTEDLNIPAAAQRFMARRAHAHTTEVAASHSVAVSHPDLVAGVIEKAARATR, via the coding sequence GTGCACAGCCCTGAGAACGTCCGCAAGCGCCGGTTCACCGCCGCCGCCGTCGCGGTCGGTACGGCCGCGGCCATCGGCGCGTTCGCCGTCGCCGGCACCGCGGACGCCGCCGCCCCCACCCCGGCGGCCGACCGCGGGCCCAAGCCGACCGTCGTCCTGGAGCACGGCGCGTTCGCCGACGGCTCCAGCTGGGACGGCGTCGTCGCCGCGCTGCGCCGCGACGGCTACCCGGTGGTGGCCGCCGCCAACCCGCTGCGGGGGCCCGCCTCCGACGCCGCCGCGCTGCGCAGCCTCGTCGACCACCTGAAGGGCCCCGTCGTCCTCGTCGGCCACTCGTACGGCGGCTCGGTCATCAGCCAGGCCGCCGTCGGCGAGCCCCGGGTCAAGGCCCTCGTGTACGTCGCCGCGTTCCTGCCCGCTCCGGGCGAGTCCGCGCTGGAGCTGACCGACCGCTTCCCCGGCTCCACCCTGCCGGGCACGCTGGACCCGGTGCCGTTCACCGGCGCGGACGGCAGCACCGGCACCGACCTGTACATCCAGCAGGACAAGTTCCGGGCGCAGTTCGCGGCCGACGTCCCGGCGGACCGGGCCGCCCTGGCGGCGGCGGCCCAGCGGCCGATCGCGCAGGCCGCGCTGACGGAGAAGGCCACCGCCGCCGCCTGGGAGACCGTCCCCAGCTGGGACGTCGTCACGACCGAGGACCTCAACATCCCGGCCGCCGCCCAGCGGTTCATGGCCCGGCGGGCCCACGCCCACACCACCGAGGTGGCCGCGTCCCACTCCGTCGCGGTCTCCCACCCCGACCTGGTGGCCGGCGTCATCGAGAAGGCCGCCCGTGCCACCCGCTGA
- a CDS encoding tannase/feruloyl esterase family alpha/beta hydrolase: MKRRFLAVAAAVPLAAALGAPVGASADTPPHGPLSFTCAPVAPPAPAGTAVESVTAVGVPAGTFQVPGVPPLGGFPVPDVPAHCEVTVTLTHPGAGDHAEVNVWLPQAGWNGRFQAVGGSAYAAGDNGAGLAAAVRQGYAAATTDAGVGGPLDTSWALDASGHVNTALLDNFASRSAHEMALVGKDVVAGVYGRAASWSYWNGCSTGGRQGYLEAQRYPEDFDGVNAAAPGINWNQFEVATLWPQVVMHETRTYPTACEFDAFNRAALTACDRLDGAADGLVGDPARCDYDPRRLIGTRIVCDGKEITVTAADAEVVRRIWDGPRDAEGRRLWYGLPIGADFRYLAASRTDENGVTTGSPFVVPAVWAATFVQKQPSFDTANLTYARFEEIFRKAGAEYDQVIGARDPDLSAFRAAGGKLITWHGTADQLIPTAGTVDYRKRVERRMGGSERVDDFYRLFLAPGVPHCGLNGGKVDDLAALTAWVERGKAPAVLHADLTTADGRTVTRDLCRYPTVPRYTGHGDPAAASGFRCVRPPRD, translated from the coding sequence ATGAAACGACGGTTCCTGGCCGTCGCAGCCGCCGTCCCGCTGGCCGCCGCCCTCGGCGCGCCGGTCGGCGCATCGGCGGACACCCCACCGCACGGCCCGCTGTCCTTCACCTGCGCCCCGGTCGCGCCTCCCGCCCCGGCCGGCACCGCGGTGGAGTCGGTGACCGCCGTCGGCGTCCCGGCCGGCACCTTCCAGGTACCCGGGGTTCCGCCGCTCGGCGGCTTCCCCGTGCCCGACGTCCCGGCGCACTGCGAGGTGACGGTCACCCTCACCCACCCCGGCGCGGGAGACCACGCCGAAGTGAACGTCTGGCTGCCGCAGGCCGGTTGGAACGGCCGCTTCCAGGCGGTCGGCGGCAGCGCCTACGCCGCCGGGGACAACGGCGCCGGACTCGCCGCGGCCGTCAGACAGGGCTACGCCGCCGCCACGACCGACGCCGGCGTCGGCGGCCCCCTGGACACCAGCTGGGCGCTGGACGCCTCCGGCCACGTCAACACCGCGCTGCTGGACAACTTCGCCTCCCGCTCGGCGCACGAGATGGCCCTGGTCGGCAAGGACGTCGTGGCCGGCGTCTACGGCAGGGCCGCGTCCTGGTCCTACTGGAACGGCTGCTCCACCGGCGGCCGCCAGGGCTACCTGGAGGCCCAGCGTTACCCGGAGGACTTCGACGGCGTCAACGCCGCGGCGCCCGGCATCAACTGGAACCAGTTCGAGGTCGCCACCCTGTGGCCGCAGGTCGTGATGCACGAGACCCGCACCTACCCGACCGCCTGCGAGTTCGACGCCTTCAACCGGGCCGCCCTCACCGCCTGCGACCGGCTCGACGGCGCCGCCGACGGCCTGGTCGGCGACCCGGCGCGCTGCGACTACGACCCGCGCCGCCTGATCGGCACCCGGATCGTCTGCGACGGCAAGGAGATCACCGTCACCGCGGCCGACGCCGAGGTGGTCCGCAGGATCTGGGACGGCCCGCGCGACGCCGAGGGCAGACGGCTCTGGTACGGCCTGCCGATCGGCGCCGACTTCCGCTACCTCGCGGCCAGCAGGACCGACGAGAACGGCGTCACCACGGGCTCGCCGTTCGTCGTCCCCGCCGTCTGGGCCGCCACCTTCGTGCAGAAGCAGCCCTCGTTCGACACCGCGAACCTCACCTACGCCCGGTTCGAGGAGATCTTCCGCAAGGCCGGGGCCGAGTACGACCAGGTCATCGGCGCCCGCGACCCCGACCTCTCCGCCTTCCGCGCCGCCGGCGGCAAGCTGATCACCTGGCACGGCACCGCCGACCAACTGATCCCCACCGCCGGCACCGTCGACTACCGCAAGCGCGTGGAACGCCGGATGGGCGGCAGCGAGCGGGTCGACGACTTCTACCGGCTGTTCCTCGCACCCGGCGTCCCGCACTGCGGTCTCAACGGCGGCAAGGTCGACGACCTGGCCGCACTGACCGCCTGGGTCGAGCGGGGCAAGGCACCCGCCGTCCTGCACGCCGATCTCACCACCGCCGACGGCCGCACCGTCACCCGCGACCTCTGCCGCTACCCGACCGTCCCCCGCTACACCGGCCACGGCGACCCGGCCGCCGCGAGCGGCTTCCGCTGCGTCCGGCCCCCGCGCGACTGA
- a CDS encoding alpha/beta hydrolase yields MISRRTFTRAVGLGVGTTALSLGAASHAPAAPTVAPGAHTAFPTLKQVRAGVLDIGYAEAGPKHGPVVVCLHGWPYDIHSFVDVAPLLADAGYRVIVPYLRGHGTTTFLAPTTVRNAQQSAIALDIVALMDALQIHRAVLAGFDWGSRTADIIAALWPERVEALVSVSGYLVTDVPAQRNPLPPKAEHTWWYQYYFATERGRVAMETRQNRHDLCRLVWEETSPAWDFDDATFERTAAAFENPDYAAIVIHNYRWRLGLADGERRYDRYEHLLAARPAVTVPTITLDPALDPFLATTDGTAYRKYFTGPYEHRVLPGVGHNVPQEAPTAFAQAVVDADRL; encoded by the coding sequence ATGATCAGCAGGCGCACGTTCACCCGGGCGGTCGGCCTCGGCGTGGGCACCACGGCCCTGTCGCTCGGCGCGGCGTCCCACGCACCCGCCGCCCCTACCGTCGCCCCGGGCGCGCACACCGCGTTCCCCACCCTCAAGCAGGTCCGGGCCGGCGTGCTCGACATCGGCTACGCCGAGGCCGGGCCGAAGCACGGGCCGGTGGTCGTCTGCCTGCACGGCTGGCCGTACGACATCCACAGCTTCGTCGACGTGGCGCCGCTGCTCGCGGACGCCGGCTACCGGGTGATCGTGCCCTACCTGCGGGGCCACGGCACCACGACCTTCCTGGCGCCGACCACGGTCCGCAACGCGCAGCAGTCCGCGATCGCCCTCGACATCGTCGCGCTGATGGACGCCCTGCAGATCCACCGGGCGGTGCTGGCCGGCTTCGACTGGGGCTCGCGCACCGCCGACATCATCGCGGCGCTGTGGCCGGAGCGGGTCGAGGCCCTGGTGTCGGTGAGCGGCTACCTCGTCACCGACGTCCCCGCGCAGCGGAACCCGCTGCCGCCGAAGGCCGAACACACCTGGTGGTACCAGTACTACTTCGCCACCGAGCGCGGCCGCGTCGCCATGGAGACCCGGCAGAACCGGCACGACCTGTGCCGACTGGTGTGGGAGGAGACCTCCCCGGCCTGGGACTTCGACGACGCCACCTTCGAGCGCACCGCCGCGGCGTTCGAGAACCCCGACTACGCCGCCATCGTGATCCACAACTACCGCTGGCGCCTTGGCCTCGCCGACGGCGAACGCCGCTACGACCGCTACGAGCACCTGCTCGCGGCCCGGCCGGCCGTCACCGTGCCGACCATCACCCTGGACCCGGCCCTCGACCCGTTCCTCGCCACGACCGACGGCACGGCGTACCGGAAGTACTTCACCGGCCCGTACGAGCACCGCGTGCTCCCCGGCGTCGGCCACAACGTGCCGCAGGAGGCGCCGACCGCGTTCGCCCAGGCCGTCGTCGACGCGGACCGGCTGTGA
- a CDS encoding alpha/beta hydrolase gives MKQTPVVLIHGAWFHRSSWEGWAEQFASHGYAVSVPGWPGEAPTAAGARRGPGLWHGLGLAALTAHHERIVRSFDDPPVLIGHSAGGLIARLLLGAGLGRAAVALAPLPPGGARPVGGSRQDGSGPGTEPLTRRRFRHLVANAVGEREAAELFERYAVPAPRPLLADLGFDRPAAEPAAADLDAAVDAAGPARGPLLLVSGQEDRIVPDAVTRAVYKLYGDSPAVTDLKQFADRGHSLVFDGGRRAVADHVLAWLAANGIGAATQDRARPSGL, from the coding sequence GTGAAGCAAACCCCCGTCGTCCTGATCCACGGTGCGTGGTTCCACCGGTCCTCGTGGGAGGGCTGGGCCGAGCAGTTCGCCTCGCACGGTTACGCGGTGTCGGTCCCGGGCTGGCCCGGGGAGGCCCCCACCGCCGCCGGGGCCCGCCGCGGTCCGGGCCTGTGGCACGGGCTCGGGCTGGCCGCGCTCACCGCCCACCACGAGCGGATCGTGCGCTCCTTCGACGACCCGCCGGTGCTGATCGGGCACTCGGCCGGCGGCCTGATCGCCCGGCTCCTCCTCGGCGCCGGCCTCGGCCGCGCGGCGGTGGCCCTCGCACCGCTGCCGCCGGGCGGCGCACGGCCCGTCGGGGGCAGCCGCCAGGACGGCTCCGGCCCGGGCACCGAGCCGCTCACCCGCAGGCGGTTCCGGCACCTGGTCGCCAACGCAGTCGGTGAGCGGGAGGCCGCGGAGCTCTTCGAGCGGTACGCCGTCCCGGCCCCGCGCCCGTTGCTCGCGGACCTCGGGTTCGACCGTCCTGCCGCCGAACCGGCCGCCGCCGACCTGGACGCCGCCGTGGACGCCGCCGGCCCGGCGCGCGGGCCGCTGCTGCTGGTCTCCGGCCAGGAGGACCGGATCGTCCCGGACGCCGTGACCCGCGCGGTCTACAAGCTCTACGGCGACTCCCCCGCGGTGACCGACCTGAAGCAGTTCGCCGACCGGGGGCACTCCCTGGTGTTCGACGGCGGCCGGCGCGCGGTCGCCGACCACGTGCTCGCCTGGCTGGCCGCGAACGGCATCGGCGCCGCCACGCAGGACCGGGCGCGGCCGTCAGGGCTGTGA
- a CDS encoding helix-turn-helix transcriptional regulator, protein MQSITTTTMVGREDEQAELAAFVGSATGRALVLRGDTGVGKSSLLGHAAALADREGHRVVRAAGVEAESALPYAGLHQLIHPLLPGDAESEAAGPDAGSDAGMRAVFGAVFGAAQGDPPSVMTLGIAVLGLLLRSAAERPLLLVLDDGQWFDDASADVLGFVGRRLSSSRVRLLIAVRTDLASRFDTAALPELPIAALTDEDAARLLDRRHPDLGRRIRRLVLEQAEGNPLALVELPAHLAGRADDPALDDFSGPHGVPLPRRLHQLYGARIAALDEHVRAELLRGALDGAGTTAGTDTVPGTRYPMRDADQAVAAGLLDVAVATGEFVFRHPLVRSAVVRTATPNQRRAAHLELARVHRANLERRATHLAAATVDPDEEVAGVLEAAAGSATRRGGALAAVTWLTRAAELSENPADRSRRLADAAFVAGHAARLGQAHRLVRADPGPGSAGSPASVLAAAYQALYQDGDVRSTHRQVSAAIEKLRDDRPAVTPTATPTGAAVDGGAVDGGEPGEVLTRLVVLLLAISQYSGDRTVWESTHRLLASLGDLVTDRARLYSATWSDVTRYGAGRAEAVRAAAADLPGLAPWDVSRLGAAAYHLDLLDHYRPHLQRVVDRELETGAVATGMVMLHQILLDQMAVGEWAEAESTGQRGLDLAAEHGHHLFAAQSRAYLAQLAALRGQLGRARDLQAEVDAWARPRGVGFLTQVADSAGATAALGSGDHEAAYLYAIGITRPGTFRPYAYQAPRTLLDLVEAARHTGRAEQARAHALAARDAGLPLVSPRLALITYGALAMTAESDGEAAEMFGRAEAQPEADRFPFELARIRLAHGIRVHHVRGGAAARQYLLPAAGAFERLGAAGWAERARAELRATGAPPRTATPNLASLTWQERRIADLAAGGLTNKEIGTRMHLSPRTVSSHLYRIFPKLGITTRAALRDALSRADGASQP, encoded by the coding sequence ATGCAATCCATCACCACGACGACGATGGTGGGCCGCGAGGACGAGCAGGCGGAGCTCGCGGCGTTCGTGGGGTCGGCGACCGGCCGGGCCCTGGTCCTGCGCGGGGACACCGGCGTCGGCAAGAGCTCGCTGCTGGGTCACGCCGCCGCGCTCGCCGACCGGGAGGGCCACCGCGTCGTCCGGGCCGCCGGCGTCGAAGCCGAGTCCGCGCTGCCGTACGCGGGGCTGCACCAGCTCATCCACCCGCTGCTCCCCGGCGATGCGGAGTCGGAGGCCGCCGGGCCGGACGCCGGGTCGGACGCCGGGATGCGGGCGGTGTTCGGCGCCGTGTTCGGTGCGGCGCAGGGTGATCCGCCGTCGGTCATGACGCTCGGCATCGCCGTGCTCGGCCTGCTGCTGCGCTCCGCCGCCGAGCGGCCGCTGCTGCTGGTCCTCGACGACGGCCAGTGGTTCGACGACGCCAGCGCCGACGTCCTCGGCTTCGTGGGCCGGCGCCTGAGCAGCAGTCGGGTGAGGCTGCTGATCGCGGTCCGCACCGACCTCGCCTCCAGGTTCGACACCGCCGCCCTGCCCGAACTGCCGATCGCCGCCCTCACCGACGAGGACGCGGCGCGCCTGCTGGACCGCCGCCACCCGGACCTGGGCCGGCGGATCCGCCGACTCGTCCTGGAGCAGGCCGAGGGCAACCCGCTCGCCCTGGTGGAGCTGCCCGCCCACCTCGCCGGCCGGGCGGACGACCCCGCACTCGACGACTTCTCCGGCCCGCACGGCGTCCCGCTGCCCCGGCGGCTGCACCAGCTGTACGGCGCCCGGATCGCGGCCCTCGACGAGCACGTGCGGGCCGAGCTGCTGCGGGGAGCGCTCGACGGCGCCGGGACCACGGCCGGCACCGACACCGTCCCGGGCACGCGCTACCCCATGCGCGACGCCGACCAGGCCGTGGCCGCCGGGCTGCTGGACGTCGCGGTGGCCACCGGCGAGTTCGTCTTCCGGCACCCGCTGGTGCGCTCCGCCGTCGTGCGGACGGCCACCCCCAACCAGCGCCGCGCCGCGCACCTGGAGCTGGCCCGGGTCCACCGGGCGAACCTCGAACGCCGGGCGACGCACCTGGCGGCGGCCACGGTGGACCCCGACGAGGAGGTGGCAGGCGTCCTGGAGGCGGCGGCCGGGTCCGCGACCCGGCGCGGCGGCGCGCTCGCGGCCGTGACCTGGCTGACCCGGGCCGCCGAGCTCAGCGAGAACCCCGCCGACCGGTCCCGCCGCCTGGCCGACGCGGCCTTCGTCGCCGGCCACGCCGCCCGCCTCGGCCAGGCGCACCGGCTGGTCCGGGCGGATCCCGGCCCCGGTTCGGCGGGGTCGCCGGCCTCGGTGCTTGCGGCCGCCTACCAGGCGCTCTACCAGGACGGGGACGTCCGCTCCACCCACCGCCAGGTCTCGGCCGCGATCGAGAAGCTGCGCGACGACCGGCCCGCGGTCACACCCACCGCCACGCCCACCGGCGCTGCGGTCGACGGCGGTGCGGTCGACGGCGGCGAACCCGGGGAGGTCCTCACCCGGCTGGTGGTCCTCCTCCTGGCGATCAGCCAGTACAGCGGCGACCGCACGGTCTGGGAGAGCACCCACCGCCTCCTCGCCTCGCTCGGCGACCTCGTCACCGACCGCGCGCGGCTCTACAGCGCCACCTGGAGCGACGTCACCCGGTACGGCGCCGGCCGGGCCGAGGCGGTGCGCGCCGCCGCTGCCGACCTGCCGGGCCTGGCACCGTGGGACGTCTCGCGGCTGGGCGCGGCCGCGTACCACCTCGACCTCCTGGACCACTACCGCCCGCACCTGCAGCGGGTCGTGGACCGCGAGCTGGAGACCGGGGCCGTGGCCACCGGCATGGTGATGCTGCACCAGATCCTGCTCGACCAGATGGCGGTCGGCGAGTGGGCCGAGGCCGAGTCCACCGGACAGCGTGGCCTGGACCTGGCCGCCGAGCACGGCCACCACCTCTTCGCCGCCCAGAGCCGCGCGTACCTGGCCCAACTCGCGGCGCTGCGCGGACAGCTCGGACGGGCCAGGGACCTGCAGGCCGAGGTGGACGCCTGGGCCCGCCCGCGCGGGGTGGGATTCCTGACCCAGGTCGCCGACTCCGCGGGCGCCACCGCCGCGCTGGGCTCCGGGGACCACGAGGCCGCGTACCTCTACGCCATCGGCATCACCCGGCCGGGCACCTTCCGGCCCTACGCGTACCAGGCCCCGCGCACCCTGCTCGACCTCGTCGAGGCCGCCCGGCACACCGGCCGCGCCGAGCAGGCCCGGGCCCATGCCCTCGCCGCGCGCGACGCAGGTCTGCCGCTGGTCTCGCCCCGGCTGGCCCTCATCACGTACGGCGCGCTGGCGATGACCGCCGAGAGCGACGGGGAGGCCGCCGAGATGTTCGGGCGGGCCGAGGCCCAGCCGGAGGCCGACCGCTTCCCGTTCGAGCTGGCCCGGATCCGGCTCGCGCACGGCATCCGGGTGCACCACGTCCGGGGCGGGGCGGCGGCACGGCAGTACCTCCTCCCGGCGGCCGGAGCGTTCGAGCGGCTGGGCGCGGCCGGCTGGGCCGAGCGGGCCCGGGCCGAACTGCGCGCCACCGGTGCCCCGCCGCGCACCGCGACGCCGAACCTCGCCTCGCTGACCTGGCAGGAACGCCGGATCGCGGACCTGGCCGCCGGCGGCCTGACCAACAAGGAGATCGGCACCCGGATGCACCTGTCGCCGCGCACCGTCAGCTCGCACCTCTACCGGATCTTCCCGAAGCTGGGCATCACCACCCGGGCGGCGCTGCGCGACGCGCTGAGCCGGGCCGACGGGGCGTCACAGCCCTGA